DNA from Diaphorobacter limosus:
ACCGCCTTACAGCACGGCCGCCTGCATGCCCCGCATCAGCTGCGGCTGCAGCCCGACCACCTCACCCACCACGATCAACGCAGGCGCACGCACCCGATGCTGCTGCGCCAGTTGCGGCAAATCCTGCAGCGTGCCGGTGATGCAACGCTGGCCGGGCAGCGAGGCCTGCTCCACCAGGGCAGCCGGTGTCTGTGCCGGCAGGCCATGGCGCACCAGCTCGCCGCAGATGGTGGGCAGATTGCCCACGCCCATGTAGATCACCACGGTCTGGCGCGGGCGTGCCAACGCCTCCCAGTCCAGGGCCAGCTCGTTGTCCCCACGCAGATGGCCCGTGGCAAACACCAGCGTGGCGGCATGGTCGCGATGCGTCAGCGGAATGCCTGCGCAGGCGCCCGCACCCTGCGCCGCGGTGATGCCGGGAACCACCTCGAAGGCAATGCCGGCCTCGGCCAGGGCCAGGGCCTCCTCGCCGCCGCGACCAAAAATGAACCCATCTCCGCCCTTGAGCCGCACCAGCGAACGCCCGCTGCGCGCCAGCCGCACCATCAGGTCGATGATGGACTCCTGCGGCAAGGTGTGGCGCGATGCCTCCTTGCCAACGTAGATCAGGTCGGCGTCTTCCGCGACGTAGCGCAGCACCTCCTTGCCCACCAGGTTGTCATACAGCACCAGTCGCGCCCCACGCAGCGCCTTGACGGCGCGCAGCGTCAGCAGCTCCGGGTCGCCGGGGCCGGCGCCGACCAGTGTCACGCGCCCCTGAGGGGCAGGCCCATCGGGCGTATCCGTGACGGGAGCGGCTGTGAACCAGCGCACATCTTCTATGAAGCTCATGTCTGCCTTTCCTGGGCTGATCGTGGTGTGGGCTCCATTGTTCAAAGAGTGCAAAGGATTCGTCGTCAATCAAAGTCAAGGACAGCTTGCAGCCTCAGCGGCGACCATGCCGCCATTCGCTTCAAAACTTGCAGTGCGCGCACAGCAGCGCATCCGCTCACGACCCAGTCCAAACCATGAACAGAACAGCAATCCTGGCCATCAGCCTGACGCTGACCGCAGCGGCAGCCGGCGCGCAAACAACAGCTGCCCCGGCGCCGGAACGCACGGCGCAGCTGGTGCGCATGGTGCGCCAGGACTGCGGCTCCTGCCATGGCATGCAGCTCACGGGCGGTCTGGGCCCGGCGCTCACGCGCGAAGCCCTGGTCGCCAAGCCCCCCGAATACTTGGCCGCCGTCATCACCCACGGCATTCCCGGCACCCCCATGCCACCCTGGAGCGCCCTGCTCACGCCGGGCGAGGCGCAGTGGATAGCCCAGCAACTGGCCAACGGATTCCCCGAAGAAAGAAAGCAGAGTCGATGAAAAGGCGTTCCCTGCTGTCACTCACCGCTGGCGCGTCGCTGCTGGCCGGTGGTTGCGCAGCCACCAAGACCCCGCCCGCCACCGCCGCAACCGACGCCGTCCAAGGCACGGGTGACATCGGCGTGGTCATCGAGCGCGCCGCTGGCGCGCTCACCCTGGTCAACACCAGCCGGCGCGAGGCCATTGGGCGCGTGCAAGGCCTGGGCGACCTGTCCCATGCCTCGGTGGTGTTCTCGCGCGATGCGCGCTACGCCTTTGTCTTCGGCCGCGACGGCGGCCTGACGCGCGTGGACATGCTGCAGCAACGCATCACGCACCGCGTCATGCAGGCCGGCAACTCGATAGGCGGCGCCATCAGCGCCGACGGCCGCCTGGTGGTGGCGCAGAACTACCAGCCTGGCGGCATCAAGGTGTTCGACGCCGCGACGCTGGAATTGCTGGCCGATGTGCCCGCCAGCATGCCCGGCGGCGAGCGCTCGCGCGTCGTGGGGTTGGCCGACCTGCCCCAGCACCGCTTCATTTACAGCCTGTTCGACGCCGAGGCAATCTGCATCGCCGACTGCAGCAACCCGCGCCAGCCACGCATCACCACCCTGCAGGGTATTGGCCGCCAGCCCTACGACGCCCTGCTCTCGCCGAACGGCCGCCACTACATCGCCGGCCTGTTTGGCGAGGATGGCCTGGCCATGGTCGATCTGTGGGAAGAGCAGCCGCGTGCGCGCCGCATTCTTGGCGGCTACGGGCGCGGCGAAAAGCCCCTGCCGGTGTACAAGATGCCGCACCTGCGCGGCTGGGCCATGGCCGGTGGCCGCGCCTTCCTGCCCGCCATTGGCCGGCACGAGGTGCTCGTCGTCGATACCAGCACCTGGGCCGAGGTGGGCCGCATCCCGGTGGCCGGGCAGCCGGTATTCGTCATGGCACGGCCCGATGGACGCCAGGTGTGGGTCAACTTCTCGGTACCCGACTACAACCGCGTGCAGGTCATAGACACCGTGAGCCAGCGCGTGGTGCAGACCATAGAACCCGGCAAGGCCGTGCTGCACATGGAGTTCACCCCGCGCGGCGAATCGGTGTGGATCAGCTGCCGCGACGACAACCGGGTGCAGGTCTACGACACGCATACCCGCGAGCTGCAGGCCAGCCTGGCCGTGGATGCGCCCAGCGGCATCTTCTTCACGGCACGCGCACAGCGCATGGGGTTCTGATCCATGCAGCACAAGGATCTCGATCACGCCTTGCTCAACCCCTGGCAACGTGATTTCCCGTTGCAGCGCGAGCCCTTCGCCGTCATAGGCCAGTGCCTCGGCCTGGACGTTGCCCAGGTGCTGGAGCATTACACCCGCCTGCAGCGCCAGGGCAGCCTGAGCCGCATCGGCGCCGTGTTTGCGCCCGGCGCGGGAGGGGCCTCGCTGCTCGCCGCCATGGCAGTACCACCCGACAGGCTGAACGCGGTGGCCGCCGTCGTCTCCAGCCACCCGGGCGTGAACCACAACTACGAGCGCGAACATACGACCAACCTGTGGTTCGTCGCCACCGGCCGCGATGCGGCGCAGGTGGAGCAGTTGCTGCGCAGCATAGAGGCCGAAACCGACCTGCCGGTGCTGCGCCTGCCCATGCTGCGGCCCTACCGCATAGACACCGGCTTTGACCTGCGCGCCAGCCAATCGCGCGCCAGCGGCGCAACCCACTGGGCACAAACACCGCTGCAAGCACATGACAAGCCCCTGGCGGCACTGGCCGAGCAAGGGCTGGCGCTGGTGGACAGGCCCTATGACCTGTGGGCCGAGCAGCTGGGGCAAGGCGTGGATGACGTACTGGCGCAGCTGCAGCGCTGGTTGCAGCAAAAGACGCTGAGCCGCTTTGGCGTCGTGGTGCGCCACCACGAGCTGGGCTACACGGCGAACGCGATGACGGTGTTCGACGTGCCCGAAAGCGAGGTCGATGCCTGTGGCGAGGCCCTGGCGCAAATGCCTGGGGTGACGCTCGCCTACCAACGCGCACGCGCCGGCGACTGGCCCTACAACCTGTACTGCATGGTGCATGGACGCGACCGCGACAGCGTGCGTGCCACCGTGGCCCAGGCCGTGGCGCATGCCGGCCTGGCACACAGGCCCCATGCCATGCTTTTCTCGCTGCGCCGCTTCAAGCAGACCGGTGCCAGGCGCTTTGCTGCGCACACCACACACCTGGCAGCGCATTCCTGCCACACGCCAGCCGGAGCACCCCATGCTCACCCCTGACGATGCCCGTTTGATCAACCACCTGCACGGCGGCTTTCCGCTCGTCGATCGACCCTTTGCCGCCGTGGCCGATCAGCTGGGCTGGAGCGAAGAGCGCGTCATAGAGCGCCTGCACCAACTCTTGGCCCAGGGCGTACTCACGCGCTTCGGGCCGCTGTTCCAGATCGAACGCGCGGGTGGCCAGTTCGTGCTCGCTGCCATTGCCGTGCCCGAGGAGCGCTTTGACGCCGTCAACCTGGTGGTCAACAGCTTTCCCGAAGTGGCGCACAACTACCGGCGCACGCACGCGCTCAACATGTGGTTCGTCGTCGCCGCCGAATCGCCGGCGCTGGCGGCTGATGCGATCGCGCGTATCCAGGAGTCGGTGGGCCTGCAGGTGCTGGCCTTCCCCAAGGAAGAAGAATATTTCGTCGAGCTGCGCCTGCCGGCGCTGCCGACCGCCGGAGAAGCCCATGGCGCTTGATGCCTTCGACCGCGCCCTGATCGCTGCCACGCAAGGCGGCCTGCCGCTGGTGGCGCGCCCCTACGAGGCCGTGGGCGCCATGCTGGGCGCCAGCGGCGAGCAGGTGCGCGCACGCCTGACGCAGATGCTGGAGCACGGCCTGATCCGGCGCATAGGCGCCGTGCCCAACCACTACCGCCTGGGCTATACCGCCAACGGCATGAGCGTGTGGGACGTGGCCGACGAACAGATCGCCGAACTGGGGCCGCGCGTGGCCGATCTGCCGGGCGTCAGCCACTGCTACCGCCGCCCGCGCCACCTGCCCGGCTGGCCCTACAACCTGTTTGCCATGCTGCACGGCACCAGCCGCGAGGCCGTCGCGCAGCAGGCGCAGGAGATCGTGCAACTGCTGGGCCCCGCCTGCCGCAGCCACGACATCCTGTATTCCACGGCCATCTTGAAGAAAACCGGCCTGCGTTTGAAGGACTAAAGAATGTTTCGCATCAGCCAATACATGCGCGAACTGGCGCAAGCGCAAAGCACCGGCGTCTACCCGGTAGTCAAAGACCGCAAGGCGCGCGGCCCGGTCGTGATCTGGAACCTGATCCGCCGCTGCAACCTGACCTGCAAGCACTGCTATGCCCTGTCGGCCGACCACGATTACGCCGGCGAGCTGCTGCTGCCCGAGGTGTTCACGGTGATGGACGACCTCAAGGCCTTCGGCGTGCCGGCGCTGATCCTCTCGGGCGGCGAGCCACTGTTGCGCCCCGACATCTTCGAGATCTCGGCGCGCGCGCGCGAGATGGGCTTCTACACCGGCCTGTCGACCAACGGCACGCTGATCGACGCGCTCATGGCGCAGCGCATTGCTGAGGCCGGTTTTGACTATGTCGGCATCAGCCTCGATGGCCTGAAGGCCACGCACGACAAGTTCAGGCGCCTGGAGGGCGCGTTTGACCGCAGTCTTGCCGCCATCGGCCACCTGGACAAGGTGGGCGTCAAGGTCGGCCTGCGCTACACCATGACCGCCATGAACGGCCACGACCTGCCGGCGCTGCTGGATTTGATGCAGGAGGTGGGCGCGCACAAGTTCTACTTCTCGCACCTGAACTACGCCGGGCGCGGCAACATCCACCGCGATAAAGACGCGCACCACCAGGCCACGCGCGCAGCCATGGACATGCTGTTTGACCGCGCCTGGGCCGCCGCGCAGGCCGGCAGCATGGATGACTACGTGAGCGGCAACAACGACGCCGACGGCCCCTACCTGCTGCAATGGGTGCGCCAGCACCTGCCGCAGTGGGAGGACGCCTTGCGCGCGCGCCTGGTCGCCTGGGGCGGCAACGCCAGCGGCCAGCAGATCGCCAACATCGACAACCTCGGCCATGTCCACCCCGACACCATGTGGTGGCACCACGACCTGGGCTGCGTGCGCGATCGCCCCTTCTCGCAGATCTGGAACGACGTGAGCGACCCGCTGATGGCCGGCCTGAAACAGCGCCCGCGCCCGGTCCAGGGCCGCTGCGGCGGCTGCCAGCACCTGGCCATCTGCAACGGCAACACCCGCGTGCGCGCGCAGCAGCTCACCGGCAACTTCTGGTTTGAAGACCCGGGCTGCTACCTGAGCGACGCCGAGGTGGGGGCCGCGTCCACTCCGTTCGAGCCGGCACCGGCGAAACGCCGGCGCATTGAGGTGGTGACGGCGTAACCGGTTTGACTCCTTCGCCCCCTTGGGGGAGAGGGCTGGGGTGAGGGGGTGATGCCAGAGCATAGCCCCTGTTGAAGACCCTCACCCCTGCCCTCTCCCGCAAGCGGGAGAGGGAAAAATACCGGGTAGCAACCGCCAACAAAGCGTGAGTAGCTATTATTTTTGGAGCATCCCTTGTCCCCCCGCTTCCTCCCCGCCGCCCTCCTCGGCCTGCTTTTGGCCACCCCGGCCCTGGCCCAACCCAACGCCGCCGCCCTCTACCAGCAGCACTGCGCCAGCTGCCACGGCGCGCAGCGCACCGGCCTGATGGGCCCGGCGCTGCTGCCCGAGAGCCTGGAGCGCACGCGCCCTGCCGAGGTGCTGCGCGTCATCACCGAGGGCCGCCAGGCAACGCAGATGATGGGCTTTGCCGAGCAGCTCTCGCCCCCCGAGATCAAGGCCCTGGCCGACTGGGTGCGCACGCCCGTGGTGCCGGCGCCGCGCTGGGGCGAGGCCGATATCCGGGCCTCGCGCATCGCCACGCCGCTGCCTGCCGACGAGCCCGTCAAGCCGAAGTGGGACGCCGACCCGATGAACCTGTTTCTCGTGGTCGAGGGGGGCGACCATCATGTCTCGCTGCTCGACGGCGACCGCTTCGAGGTCATCACCCGCTTTGCCAGCCGCTACGCGCTGCACGGCGGGCCGAAGTTCACGCCCGACGGGCGCTATGTGTTCTTCGGCTCGCGTGACGGCTGGATCACCAAGTACGACCTGTGGCGTCTGGCCGTGGTGGCCGAGGTGCGCGCCGGCCTGAACATGCGCAACGTGGCCGTGAGCGGCGACGGGCGCTGGGTCATGGCGGCCAACTACCTGCCGCACAGCCTGGCGCTGTTCGACGCCGATCTGAACCTGGTGACAACCTACGACGCGGCGACGCAGGACGGCAAGAGCAGCTCGCGCGTGTCCGCGGTGTACGACGCCACGCCGAGGAACAGCTTTGTCGTGGCGCTCAAGGATCTTCCCGAGATCTGGGAGATCTCCTACGACCAGAAGACCCCCGCCACCCCCAAGAGCCAATGGGGCGTACGCCGTACCCTGCTCGAAGAGCCGCTCGATGATTTCTTCTTTGACCAGAGCTACCGCCACGCGCTGGGCGCCACCCGCCCCAAGGCCGGGGGCAGCGCCAGCGCCCAGGTGGTGAGCCTGGACATGCGCCGCAAGGTCGCCGACCTGCCCATTGCCGGCATGCCGCACCTGGGCTCAGGCATCACCTTTGCCTGGAACGGCACCACGGTGCTGGCCAGCCCGAATCTGGGCGGCGGCGCGGTCGATGTGATCGACATGCAGAGCTGGAAGACCGTACGCACCATCCCCACGCCGGGTGCCGGCTTCTTCATGCGCAGCCATGAAAACACCCCCTACGCCTGGACCGACTCCATGATGAGCAAGGACGGCAAGGACAGGCTCACCATCATCGACAAGCGCACGCTGACACCGGTAGCCGAAGTGCGCGAACCCGGCAAGACGCTGGCGCATATCGAGTTCACGCGCGACGGCCGCTACGCCCTGGCCAGCCTGTGGGAGATGGATGGCGCCGTCATCGTGTACGACGCACGCAGTTTCAAGGAGGTCAAGCGCCTGCCCATGGCCAAGCCCGTGGGCAAGTACAACGTCTGGAACAAGATCACGCGCAGCGAAGGCACATCCCATTGAACGGATCGCCGACTAGGCTGCCCAGATCACAGGCATTCATGAGCCCCTGAGCGCATGGATGCCAGCCAATTGGCAGAAGAATTGACACATATCAGGGAAACGCTGTCCTGCTGTATCTCGCCCTAGGGTTTACAAGAACAATACGCCCCATGAATATTCGGCAATTCAACATCCCGCACTACCTGTCCACGCTGCCCGCGTTCCAGGAAATGACGCCTGCCGAGCTGGAGCGCCTGGCCACCGGATGCCGGCTGCGCCGTTATGCGCGGGGGATCAGCATTTACCGCGTGGGCATGTCCTGCGAGGAGTTCCACGTAGCCGTGAAGGGCCAGGTCAAGCTGTACGCCATTTCCCCCGCCGGCCAGGAAAAGGTGGTTGAGCTGGCCGGCCCCGGCATGTGCTTTGGAGAGGCGTCGATGTTCAGCGACCAGCTCTATATCCTGAATGCCGAGGCCTTGACCGACTCCATCATCCTCAGCGTCGGCAAGGCTGCGGTGGTGCGTGAAATCGAAGCCGACCCGCGCTTTGCCATGCACATGCTGAGCGGTATTTCAAGGCGCATGCACGCCCTGGTGCAGGATGTGCAAGCCTATGCGCTGCACTCCGGCATGGAGCGCGTGATCGGCTACCTCCTGCACTCGCTGCCCGAAGAGGGCACATACCACGTCACCTGCAACCGGTCATGCAACGAGGCCATGGCGCTCAACGTGTCGCTACCGGTCAGCAAGGCCACTATCGCCTCCAGGCTGTCGATCACGCCCGAGTATTTCTCGCGCGTGCTGCACGACCTGGAAGAAGCGGGCCTGATTCGCCGCGACAAGCGCGACATCCATATCCCCGATACCGCGCGGCTGGCCAGCCACACGCTGCAATAGGCCCCTGGCGCTCAATCGCGCAACACACCCGCGGCCCGCAGCAGCTGCGCGGTTTCAAACAGCGGCAGTCCCATGATGCCGGTGTAGCTGCCGTTGATGTTTTGCACATACTGCGCCACCGGCCCCTGTATGCCATAGGCGCCGGCCTTGCCCATGGGTTCACCACTGGCGACATAGGCGGCAATCTGCGCCTCCGTCATGACGGCAAAGCGCACCCGCGACACGGACAATGCCGCCAGGCGGCGATCGCCCGCCTGCAGCGCCACGGCGGTGAGCACCTGGTGCTCGCGGCCGGACAGCTCCGCCAGCATGCGCGCCGCATCCTGCGCGTCCTCGGGCTTGCCATAGATGCGCTCGCCCAGGGCGACCGTGGTGTCAGAGCACAGAATCGGCGCCAGCGGCAGGCCACGGCGCTTGTGGCGCGCGACGGCGGCGTCCAGCTTGAGGGCGGTGACGCGCTGCACGTAGGCCGCTGGGGCTTCGCCGGCTTGTACCGCCTCCAGCCCTTCAGCATCCTCCGGCGCGTCACCCACGGCATTGGGCAGCAGCAGTTCGTGGCGCACCCCCAGCTGGGCCAGCAGCTGGCGCCGGCGCGGGCTTTGCGAGGCGAGGTAGATGAAATCGGTAATCATAGGTAAAAACAGCCTCCAGCACCCATGTAGCAAGCGCAAGCAGCTATCAAAACAGGATCATTCCCGATGATAGGGGTGGCCGGCATTCACCGACCAGGCGCGGTACAGCTGCTCGATCAGCAGCACGCGCACCATGGCATGCGGCAAGGTGAGGTCGGACAGGCGGATGCGCTCATGCGCGGCCTGGCGAAAGTCCGGATCCAGCCCGTCGGGCCCGCCGATGACCAGGGCCACGTCGTCGCCGCCCAGCTGCCAGCCCTTGAGGCGCTCGGCCAGGGCCTTGGTGGTCAGGCTGGTGCCGCGCTCGTCCAGGGCCACGACGCGCGTGCCGCGCGGAATGGCGGCTTCGATACGCTCGCGCTCGGCGGCATACAGCGTCTGCAGCGTCTTGGAGCCGCGTGGCTCGGTCTTGATGGCCTTGAGCTGCACCTTCAGCTCGGGCGGAAAGCGTTTGGCGTAGTCGTCGTAGGCGCTCGCGGCCCAATCGGGCACGCGCTGGCCCACGGCCACGATCAGCAGCCTCATGCCTTCTTGCGTGCGGGTGCCTTCTTGGCTGCAGGCCTGGTGCTTGCTGCCTTGGCGGCAGGCTTGCGCGCCGTGGCCTTGGCGGCGGCCTTGGGCGGCGCCTGCTTGGCCGCGGGCTTGTTGACGACCACGGTCTTCACTGCCGCCTTGAGCGCCGGCTTCTTGGCCGCCACTGGCTTCTTGGCCGCCACTGGCTTCTTCACGGCCACGGTCTTGCCGGTGGCCTTGGCTGCGGGCTTGGCGCTGGCGGGCTTGGCTGCGGCCTTGGCCGGTGCCTTCTTGGCCGCTGCCTTGGCCGGCGCACTCTTCGCCACAGGCTTGGCGGCAGCCTTCTTTGCCGCCGGCTTGCGCACGGGTGCACCGCTCGCGTCTTCCGAGGCCATGATCTTGCGCGGCTTGGCCGCACCCAGCTTCATGCGCACGGGCTTGTCGCCCCAGATCTCTTCCAGGCGGTAGTACTGGCGGATGGCCGGCTGCATCACATGCACCACGGCCTGGCCGCAGTCCACGATGATCCATTCGCCGTTTTCCTCGCCCTCGGTGCGGGGCTTGACGAAGCCGGCCTCGCGCACGGCATCACGCACGCTGGCGGCCAGGGCCTTGGTCTGACGGTTGGAGCTGCCGGTAGCGACGATGACGCGCTCAAACAACGGCGAGAGATGTTCGGTGTTGAAGACCTGGATGTCTTGCGCCTTGACGTCCTCCAGTCCATCGACGATGGCGCGCTGGAGCTTGGTGACGTCTTTCTTGGCGGCGGTTTCCGATTGGGGGGAAGTGGTCATCAGGGGGTCTTCAATAAAAAGATGGGGGCAATATAGCGCGCGGGGGTTCAAAGCCAGTCGCGGCGTTGCAAAAAGCGTGCGGTAAGGTCAGCCTCGGGCGTGCCCGGCGCGTCCTCGCGCTGGTAGCTCCAGGCGGCCAACGGCGGCATGGACAGCAGAATGGATTCGGTGCGCCCGCCCGACTGCAGGCCGAAATGCGTGCCGCGATCCCACACCAGATTGAACTCCACGTAGCGGCCGCGGCGATAGAGCTGGAATTCGCGCTCGCGCGCGCCATGGGGCATGGCCTGGCGCCGCTGCACGATGGGCAGGTAGGCACCCAGGAAGGCGTCACCCACGCTCTGCGTCATGGCCAGGCTTTGCGCAAAGCCGAGCTCGGAAAAGTCATCGAAGAAGATACCGCCCACGCCGCGCTGCTCATTGCGGTGCTTCAGGTAGAAATACTCGTCGCACCAGGTCTTGAAACGCGGATACAGCCCGTCGCCAAACGGCGCCAGCGCATCACGGCAGGCGCGGTGAAAGGCCACCGCGTCCTCCTCGAAGCCGTAGTACGGTGTCAGATCCATGCCGCCGCCGAACCAGCAGGTGGGCGCCTGCCCGGGCAGGCCGGCGGCGATCATGCGCACGTTCATGTGCACCGTGGGCACATAGGGATTGCGCGGATGGAACACCAGCGACACGCCCATGGCCTCGAAGGGCGCACCTGCCAGCTCGGGCCGGTGCTGCGTGGCCGACGGCGGCAGGCTGGGGCCGCTGACATGCGAAA
Protein-coding regions in this window:
- a CDS encoding Crp/Fnr family transcriptional regulator translates to MNIRQFNIPHYLSTLPAFQEMTPAELERLATGCRLRRYARGISIYRVGMSCEEFHVAVKGQVKLYAISPAGQEKVVELAGPGMCFGEASMFSDQLYILNAEALTDSIILSVGKAAVVREIEADPRFAMHMLSGISRRMHALVQDVQAYALHSGMERVIGYLLHSLPEEGTYHVTCNRSCNEAMALNVSLPVSKATIASRLSITPEYFSRVLHDLEEAGLIRRDKRDIHIPDTARLASHTLQ
- a CDS encoding cytochrome D1 domain-containing protein: MKRRSLLSLTAGASLLAGGCAATKTPPATAATDAVQGTGDIGVVIERAAGALTLVNTSRREAIGRVQGLGDLSHASVVFSRDARYAFVFGRDGGLTRVDMLQQRITHRVMQAGNSIGGAISADGRLVVAQNYQPGGIKVFDAATLELLADVPASMPGGERSRVVGLADLPQHRFIYSLFDAEAICIADCSNPRQPRITTLQGIGRQPYDALLSPNGRHYIAGLFGEDGLAMVDLWEEQPRARRILGGYGRGEKPLPVYKMPHLRGWAMAGGRAFLPAIGRHEVLVVDTSTWAEVGRIPVAGQPVFVMARPDGRQVWVNFSVPDYNRVQVIDTVSQRVVQTIEPGKAVLHMEFTPRGESVWISCRDDNRVQVYDTHTRELQASLAVDAPSGIFFTARAQRMGF
- the cobA gene encoding uroporphyrinogen-III C-methyltransferase, which translates into the protein MSFIEDVRWFTAAPVTDTPDGPAPQGRVTLVGAGPGDPELLTLRAVKALRGARLVLYDNLVGKEVLRYVAEDADLIYVGKEASRHTLPQESIIDLMVRLARSGRSLVRLKGGDGFIFGRGGEEALALAEAGIAFEVVPGITAAQGAGACAGIPLTHRDHAATLVFATGHLRGDNELALDWEALARPRQTVVIYMGVGNLPTICGELVRHGLPAQTPAALVEQASLPGQRCITGTLQDLPQLAQQHRVRAPALIVVGEVVGLQPQLMRGMQAAVL
- a CDS encoding c-type cytochrome, which encodes MNRTAILAISLTLTAAAAGAQTTAAPAPERTAQLVRMVRQDCGSCHGMQLTGGLGPALTREALVAKPPEYLAAVITHGIPGTPMPPWSALLTPGEAQWIAQQLANGFPEERKQSR
- a CDS encoding cytochrome D1 domain-containing protein, which gives rise to MSPRFLPAALLGLLLATPALAQPNAAALYQQHCASCHGAQRTGLMGPALLPESLERTRPAEVLRVITEGRQATQMMGFAEQLSPPEIKALADWVRTPVVPAPRWGEADIRASRIATPLPADEPVKPKWDADPMNLFLVVEGGDHHVSLLDGDRFEVITRFASRYALHGGPKFTPDGRYVFFGSRDGWITKYDLWRLAVVAEVRAGLNMRNVAVSGDGRWVMAANYLPHSLALFDADLNLVTTYDAATQDGKSSSRVSAVYDATPRNSFVVALKDLPEIWEISYDQKTPATPKSQWGVRRTLLEEPLDDFFFDQSYRHALGATRPKAGGSASAQVVSLDMRRKVADLPIAGMPHLGSGITFAWNGTTVLASPNLGGGAVDVIDMQSWKTVRTIPTPGAGFFMRSHENTPYAWTDSMMSKDGKDRLTIIDKRTLTPVAEVREPGKTLAHIEFTRDGRYALASLWEMDGAVIVYDARSFKEVKRLPMAKPVGKYNVWNKITRSEGTSH
- the hemF gene encoding oxygen-dependent coproporphyrinogen oxidase, which codes for MDQALNQPGHVAQVRAYLEGLQSRITAALEEIEGPAEQGGVRFRSDAWRREPGSPLQGDGITRILEGGRVFERAGCGFSHVSGPSLPPSATQHRPELAGAPFEAMGVSLVFHPRNPYVPTVHMNVRMIAAGLPGQAPTCWFGGGMDLTPYYGFEEDAVAFHRACRDALAPFGDGLYPRFKTWCDEYFYLKHRNEQRGVGGIFFDDFSELGFAQSLAMTQSVGDAFLGAYLPIVQRRQAMPHGAREREFQLYRRGRYVEFNLVWDRGTHFGLQSGGRTESILLSMPPLAAWSYQREDAPGTPEADLTARFLQRRDWL
- the rlmH gene encoding 23S rRNA (pseudouridine(1915)-N(3))-methyltransferase RlmH, which produces MRLLIVAVGQRVPDWAASAYDDYAKRFPPELKVQLKAIKTEPRGSKTLQTLYAAERERIEAAIPRGTRVVALDERGTSLTTKALAERLKGWQLGGDDVALVIGGPDGLDPDFRQAAHERIRLSDLTLPHAMVRVLLIEQLYRAWSVNAGHPYHRE
- a CDS encoding Maf family protein gives rise to the protein MTDFIYLASQSPRRRQLLAQLGVRHELLLPNAVGDAPEDAEGLEAVQAGEAPAAYVQRVTALKLDAAVARHKRRGLPLAPILCSDTTVALGERIYGKPEDAQDAARMLAELSGREHQVLTAVALQAGDRRLAALSVSRVRFAVMTEAQIAAYVASGEPMGKAGAYGIQGPVAQYVQNINGSYTGIMGLPLFETAQLLRAAGVLRD
- a CDS encoding Lrp/AsnC family transcriptional regulator, which encodes MLTPDDARLINHLHGGFPLVDRPFAAVADQLGWSEERVIERLHQLLAQGVLTRFGPLFQIERAGGQFVLAAIAVPEERFDAVNLVVNSFPEVAHNYRRTHALNMWFVVAAESPALAADAIARIQESVGLQVLAFPKEEEYFVELRLPALPTAGEAHGA
- a CDS encoding Lrp/AsnC family transcriptional regulator, translating into MALDAFDRALIAATQGGLPLVARPYEAVGAMLGASGEQVRARLTQMLEHGLIRRIGAVPNHYRLGYTANGMSVWDVADEQIAELGPRVADLPGVSHCYRRPRHLPGWPYNLFAMLHGTSREAVAQQAQEIVQLLGPACRSHDILYSTAILKKTGLRLKD
- the rsfS gene encoding ribosome silencing factor — its product is MTTSPQSETAAKKDVTKLQRAIVDGLEDVKAQDIQVFNTEHLSPLFERVIVATGSSNRQTKALAASVRDAVREAGFVKPRTEGEENGEWIIVDCGQAVVHVMQPAIRQYYRLEEIWGDKPVRMKLGAAKPRKIMASEDASGAPVRKPAAKKAAAKPVAKSAPAKAAAKKAPAKAAAKPASAKPAAKATGKTVAVKKPVAAKKPVAAKKPALKAAVKTVVVNKPAAKQAPPKAAAKATARKPAAKAASTRPAAKKAPARKKA
- a CDS encoding Lrp/AsnC family transcriptional regulator → MQHKDLDHALLNPWQRDFPLQREPFAVIGQCLGLDVAQVLEHYTRLQRQGSLSRIGAVFAPGAGGASLLAAMAVPPDRLNAVAAVVSSHPGVNHNYEREHTTNLWFVATGRDAAQVEQLLRSIEAETDLPVLRLPMLRPYRIDTGFDLRASQSRASGATHWAQTPLQAHDKPLAALAEQGLALVDRPYDLWAEQLGQGVDDVLAQLQRWLQQKTLSRFGVVVRHHELGYTANAMTVFDVPESEVDACGEALAQMPGVTLAYQRARAGDWPYNLYCMVHGRDRDSVRATVAQAVAHAGLAHRPHAMLFSLRRFKQTGARRFAAHTTHLAAHSCHTPAGAPHAHP
- the nirJ gene encoding heme d1 biosynthesis radical SAM protein NirJ, coding for MFRISQYMRELAQAQSTGVYPVVKDRKARGPVVIWNLIRRCNLTCKHCYALSADHDYAGELLLPEVFTVMDDLKAFGVPALILSGGEPLLRPDIFEISARAREMGFYTGLSTNGTLIDALMAQRIAEAGFDYVGISLDGLKATHDKFRRLEGAFDRSLAAIGHLDKVGVKVGLRYTMTAMNGHDLPALLDLMQEVGAHKFYFSHLNYAGRGNIHRDKDAHHQATRAAMDMLFDRAWAAAQAGSMDDYVSGNNDADGPYLLQWVRQHLPQWEDALRARLVAWGGNASGQQIANIDNLGHVHPDTMWWHHDLGCVRDRPFSQIWNDVSDPLMAGLKQRPRPVQGRCGGCQHLAICNGNTRVRAQQLTGNFWFEDPGCYLSDAEVGAASTPFEPAPAKRRRIEVVTA